One part of the Engraulis encrasicolus isolate BLACKSEA-1 chromosome 17, IST_EnEncr_1.0, whole genome shotgun sequence genome encodes these proteins:
- the mmp25b gene encoding matrix metalloproteinase-25 — translation MSTMNLLWHLTSTVLLWMWTFVESADPNQYSRGVDWLSRYGYLPPPDPKLGRLQSKEGIEQAIREMQRFGGIEQTGKLDEKTLALMSKPRCSLPDIMGSEDVMKRRRRRKRYALSEQKWGKEKITWSLSNKPTRSRNLNDPETVKTIMGYALKPWRDVTPLEFQEVEAHRGAEADLEISFDRAHHDDGYPFDGRGGTLAHAFFPGESRISGNTHFDDDEEWGFQDTSGQSTDLFTVAVHEFGHALGLGHSAVSGSIMAPYYAGPATRDIRSYRLPQDDTQGIQQLYGPRDPKSPNLPNPGLPDLPKPPPPHGTPVPDPTVKDRCGGSFDAVANIRGEVFFFKGKFFWRREHSGSLLSLAPAEIKNFWIGLPDNNQKIDAVYERSDSKIIFFSGSNYWVFENTKALPGYPRHISDWGMKHSDGRPVTSVEAAFVWAHNGRTFLFSGGEFWGFSNGKDIQLQGPDEGYPKGASLWKGMPSHPDDIISYREGNTYFFKGNSFWKIEKGRLDQEEVKEESTAIEWMKCDKGAVPTRPPGKEDCVCNITGSSADEWSRATFQSVVLIAVMILVQLL, via the exons ATGTCAACAATGAACCTACTATGGCACTTGACAAGTACTGTATTATTGTGGATGTGGACCTTCGTTGAGTCAGCGGACCCGAACCAATATTCTCGGGGTGTG GACTGGCTGAGCCGTTATGGGTACCTGCCCCCACCTGACCCCAAACTCGGGAGACTGCAGTCCAAAGAGGGCATAGAGCAAGCCATCCGAGAGATGCAGAGGTTCGGAGGCATCGAACAAACTGGAAAATTGG ACGAGAAGACGTTAGCACTGATGTCTAAACCTCGCTGCTCGTTACCCGACATCATGGGTTCAGAGgatgtgatgaagaggaggaggaggaggaagaggtatgCCCTATCCGAACAGAAGTGGGGGAAGGAGAAGATCACATGGAG CCTCTCCAACAAACCCACACGGAGCAGGAACCTGAACGACCCAGAGACGGTGAAAACCATCATGGGGTACGCCCTGAAGCCCTGGAGGGACGTCACCCCACTGGAGTTCCAGGAGGTGGAGGCGCACAGGGGAGCGGAGGCCGATCTTGAGATCTCCTTCGACCGCGCTCACCATGATGACGGGTACCCATTCGACGGGCGGGGCGGCACGCTCGCTCACGCCTTTTTCCCGGGCGAAAGCCGCATCTCGGGAAACACCCACTTTGACGATGACGAGGAGTGGGGCTTTCAAG ATACCAGTGGGCAGTCTACGGACCTGTTCACGGTGGCAGTGCATGAGTTTGGTCACGCGCTGGGCTTGGGTCACTCGGCTGTCTCGGGATCCATCATGGCCCCGTACTACGCCGGCCCCGCCACAAGGGACATCAGATCCTACCGCCTGCCTCAGGACGACACGCAAGGCATCCAGCAACTCTATG GACCAAGAGATCCCAAGAGCCCAAACCTTCCAAACCCTGGTCTGCCTGACCTGCCAAAGCCCCCTCCGCCCCATGGCACGCCTGT GCCTGACCCAACTGTTAAAGATCGCTGTGGCGGAAGTTTTGATGCAGTTGCAAACATCCGAGGCGAGGTTTTCTTCTTCAAAG GTAAATTCTTCTGGAGGAGGGAGCACAGTGGCTCCTTGCTCTCGCTGGCTCCAGCCGAGATCAAGAACTTCTGGATCGGCCTTCCAGACAACAATCAGAAGATCGATGCTGTCTATGAACGCAGTGACAGTAAAATCATCTTCTTCAGCG GATCAAACTACTGGGTGTTCGAGAACACCAAAGCCCTGCCGGGCTACCCTCGGCACATCAGTGACTGGGGCATGAAGCACTCAGATGGGCGTCCTGTCACCAGCGTAGAGGCGGCGTTCGTCTGGGCCCATAACGGACGCACCTTCCTCTTCAGCGGAGGTGAATTCTGGGGCTTCTCCAATGGCAAAGATATCCAGCTGCAGGGGCCGGACGAGGGTTACCCCAAAGGAGCGTCCCTCTGGAAGGGGATGCCCAGCCACCCGGACGACATCATTAGCTACAGAGAAG GAAACACATATTTCTTCAAGGGAAACTCCTTCTGGAAGATTGAGAAGGGCCGATTGGATCAGGAGGAGGTCAAGGAGGAATCTACAGCCATTGAGTGGATGAAGTGTGACAAGGGGGCAGTGCCTACTCGACCGCCAGGGAAGGAGGACTGTGTGTGCAACATCACTGGATCATCCGCTGATGAGTGGAGTAGAGCTACATTCCAGTCTGTTGTTTTGATCGCTGTAATGATCCTTGTGCAGCTCTTATGA